The Ruminococcaceae bacterium BL-4 region TTTAGTATTGTATTCTGAATACAGGCTTTCCAACTGCGAAACAAAATCATCACAGTTTTGTTTAAAATAATCAGCAGATTCAGGATCTGCCTTTATTAATCCATCGCGAATATTTTCCGCCTCTGTTTCAGCGCCTTTCAAGCTGATCCAAATATGAGGATCATATTGTCCATGCTCTTTGATTTCATCAGCATCTGTATTTTCAATCGGCGTCGCGCCCTTGGAAGCTTCAACGGCAACCAGATTTTTATTGTTGGCCGCCTTAATTGCCTGATCCGCCCAAGATTCCATGCCAAACCCATTATACACAAAAACTTGCGCGGAACTTAATTCGGTAAGATCCTGCGCTTTCGGCTCAAAATCGTGTGGTTCTGTTCCATCCGGAATAATCGTTGAAACTTCCACCCTATCTTTGCCGACAGCTTCTGTGAATTCTTTCATTGCGTCAAACGTTACAGATACTTTTACCTTTTGATTTTCTGTTGTGTTTGCCTGATCAGCAATACTGCTAGTACTGCTCCCCGCGGCGCTGCTGCTCGTACTGCCACAAGCCGAAAAAGCCGGAACAATAAGCAAACTTAATAATAATGCAACTATTTTTTTAGACATTTTGCTTTGACCCCCAAAATTTTACTTGCAAATGACTGTCATTTGCATCTATAATAGTCTTAACACAATGTCTTTGTCAAGAGAAAATGATATAAAATTTAAAGGTGGGTGTTTTTTACGATTGAAACGAATGAATTATATTTTTCCTATACTGGTTTGCCTCCGTACTTATTAAACGGAATTAACTTGGAAATAAAAGATGGTGACTACGTCTCAATATTAGGGGAAAACGGCTGCGGAAAAAGTACCCTTATGAAATTGATTTTAGGATTTTTAAAACCAACCAAAGGGACCATCGTTATACAAACAAAACGAATTGGATATGTGCCTCAAAAAAACGATTTCTCGAATTCCAGTTTTCCTATCACCGTTTATGAAATGCTGAATGCTTACCGAAAGCTTTTGAAAATCAAAAATAAAGAGGTAATTTCTGACGTCTTACAAAAAGTCGGCATGAATTTCTTTACAGATTCTTTAATGGGAACGCTTTCGGGAGGTCAAAGCCAGAAAATATTGATTGCACGAGCGTTAA contains the following coding sequences:
- a CDS encoding Uncharacterized periplasmic metal-binding protein TP_0034, coding for MSKKIVALLLSLLIVPAFSACGSTSSSAAGSSTSSIADQANTTENQKVKVSVTFDAMKEFTEAVGKDRVEVSTIIPDGTEPHDFEPKAQDLTELSSAQVFVYNGFGMESWADQAIKAANNKNLVAVEASKGATPIENTDADEIKEHGQYDPHIWISLKGAETEAENIRDGLIKADPESADYFKQNCDDFVSQLESLYSEYNTKFQAVQNKSFVTGHAAFAYLCRDFGLEQNSVEDVFAEGEPSAQKLAGLVDYCKKNHVKTIFVEDMVSPAVSQTLADQVGAKVEQIYTIESNEDDKTYLDRMKSNLSEIYDSLS
- the znuC gene encoding Zn(II) transporter (ATP-binding protein) (Evidence 2a : Function from experimental evidences in other organisms; PubMedId : 9379902, 9811636, 21813502; Product type t : transporter) codes for the protein MFFTIETNELYFSYTGLPPYLLNGINLEIKDGDYVSILGENGCGKSTLMKLILGFLKPTKGTIVIQTKRIGYVPQKNDFSNSSFPITVYEMLNAYRKLLKIKNKEVISDVLQKVGMNFFTDSLMGTLSGGQSQKILIARALMGNPDLLILDEPSTGVDIGSQKEIYSFLTSMNKNSGITIVSVEHNLDAAISNSTLIYHVSNGSGHLCTPEKYTAEFLKNEPLGRIR